The Cannabis sativa cultivar Pink pepper isolate KNU-18-1 chromosome 8, ASM2916894v1, whole genome shotgun sequence genomic interval GAACCCATTTTTCAAATCCGATTTCCTCAAGATATTTTGCAACCGCTGGATTCATGGCCCGAATGTTCTCAAATTCTCTGTGAAACTCTGATCTTGAATACGTGTACGCACACgtgtaaatgtgattcgtgaagacgtcagtcttgaacttgtggttcgcgttcataataatgtggtggtagcatgcaccgtggtgtgcatcagggaacacgatatccaaagcacgaacaatactttgatgcctatccgaaacaaaagctaagttctcaacatcaccaatcgtttctttcaattttctcataaaataggtCCAGGAATTGTGGTTTTCACTGTCAACTATAGCAAAAGCTATCGGAAAGATATGACTCCCTGCATCCAAAGCCACTGCACACAACATTTGCCCACCATACCTAGTCTTCAAGAAAGACCCATCAACGCATATAACAGGTCGACAAAACTTAAACCCCCGAATAGAAGGACCCAGAGAGAAGAAACAATACTTGAAGCGACCATCTTCTACCACAAAATCCGTGATGGTACCTGGATTCCGCAACTGTAGCATGTGCAAGTAACTAGGTAATAAAGAGTACGAATCTTCAGGTGTACCCCGAGTCAGGTGTATTGCCTTCTCTCTGCACCTCCATGCCTTTTCGTAACTCATTTGGATCCCGTAAtccttgtgcatactttttcttaTATCAGAGGGCAACTGATCCGAGCCGTCAGTTGTgaacttatccttaattagaTGGGCAACTATTACAGGTGATGCTTGACGGTTATCTTTTCCTCGAAGATCAAGGGAACATGTATGTACATTATGAAATGTACTCACCTCAAACATGTTAGAAAGTACGTTCTTCTTCGCTCTTAATCTCCACCCACAATCTGTATCCTTACATGTGACGTACCAAATATCGCACGGACTTCCTAACGTAGTAGTCAAACCCTTTCTTCATTGCATACAGGCCAACAACCATCTTTAAATGCTCTTTGTCTCTAAAAAACTTTCCCACATGTAACTCCCCACCTGGTGTGCCACCCGTAGATATATAATGACTATGATCCTCGATGTCTTCTCTTGTATACATTTTCTCCTTGAATTTACCGTAACTTgtcgaagaagaaaatggatcgCTCCATCCAGTCACATTGGTACCTCGAGCATCAGTAGGACCACTAACATCATTGGTCTCTCTACCATTATTAGGACTGTCTTGTCGGTAGTTCCTCTAGCATGACTGGTTTCGCCCGGACGACTACTACTAGTACTGTGTGTTTGGCAATTTTCTCTACGGGGCATTCTTTTATGTGTCGGTGGCCTCGGTGGCCTCGGTGGTATTTGGTACGATAGTGGAGTCAAGTTCAAAGGTACAGCAACAGGGGCCTCTGTACCTTCGTCGTCTCTTACGCCATCATTGCCCTCAACATAATATTCAGGGTCTGGACCATCACAAAAACCATCAATGAAGTGGCATTTGTGCTACAATATCAGCACTCGGCATCATAGTGTTTAATTCAGGTAATACATCCGCAACCAACACCTctggatttgtttctggaacaaaactcccaacctCGCTACGATTATCCTTAACAGAACTTGGTGTGGGACTAGGATCAACCCAAACATTCTTCTTTAACAAAGTCACAAACAAAGGAATAAATTCATCTGGCTTCTTCGCAAGTGTAGATAAAAAGTACCTTGCACGCTTATCATTTCGAATAACTTCAGCAGGATACTCATAGCCTTTCCTGTACTTGTAATTTACTTCCAATTTCAAGTCATACTCCGCTTTGTCAACATCTAGTTCTTCGTACAAAACATCAACCAAACCTGAGTAGCTTAGGTTCGGATCAATGTCAATTGTCAAAGCAGCACTCCCTTTATAAATCCAATCTCTACCATCAAGCTCCCAAACACCATTATACATAACACACGCATTAACAGTTGAATCTGTCAtaaacatttaaaaaaacacagttataatttacaacaaaaatctcaccgaaaaaaatcttaattaatcattaataacaaaacaataataattaattgataataaaataataattaataattaataaataataataaaataattattaataaaaaaatgaaaaataaaactataattaataattcataataaaacaataattaataataaaaaattaaaaaaaattaataataaaatataattaataattattactaaaaccataaaaaatataacaataattaataaaacaataattaataataattcataatataaaacaattattatttaaaataataattaataataaaaaataattattaattgataataaaataataattattaataaaagaaaaattaataacacaaatattaataaatcactacaaaataaattaagcatacaataataaacaataaataatcataattaattaaataaaaaaaaaaaaaacttgcagtagggtccgattggtccgaccatcggaccccatggagGTGCATCGGACCatcctttaaaaaaataaaaaaaattcaaaaaaaatccaaaaaccaCTCGGGTCCGATGTCGGACCCATATGGAGAGCATCGGCCCCAgggtcaaaaaaaattaaaaaatcaaatttcccataaaaaaaataataaaaaaaaaccaaaagggtcggaccatcggacccacatggtccgaccatcggacccatcggacccacatAGCAAGCATCGGACTCaggtccaaaaaataaaaaaaaataataaaaaaaaaacaaaagggtcggaccatcggacccacatggtccgaccatcggacccatcgggcccACATAAAGAGCATCGGACCCaggtccaaaaaataaaaaaaaattaaaaaaatacagaacGGGTCagaccatcggacccacatggtccgaccatcggacccatcgggccgTCTTCCCTGCCATCAAATTTTTCAGCTCATCGGACCCCCATCGGGCCAGCATCGGGCCCGAcgaaaaaaatgcagaaaaccaGAACAAATCCAGATTTCACAGGCAGCAAACTTTATCAGAAAAAACAGCCAAATAACAGCAACAATCTACagatcaagcatcaaaataacattctaaactaaatataacaacaacaaacaagattgttcaaacaaaaaaaaaaattacccataAGTTAGTGTATGATGCTCGTCCAAAAATGAGAGAAATTATGTGGTGAGCCTTGTGGTGAGCCTTGTGCAGTGTGGTGCTAGTGTAGTGAGGATGAGAATAGAGGAGCAAAATTTGACCTTCCCTCTGTGTAGCTTCGGGCAGGttagagaaaagaagagagagggaaagagagaagaagtgaTAGGGGGGTGAAGGAAAAAACAGAGGGTATTTTGGGCATAATAGAAAAAttgtcatatattttaaatatagggTATTATGAGTTTTGaggataaattttaattaaatgcaagcatacaaattcaaatttcccttcatTTATTAGTTGTTACATTAATATCACCTCCATCCTCAATTTTCATGTTGTGCACAATTACTacacattatttaaaatgaGAATATAAAAATTCTCTCAGATTATATGTCCCCAAGTTCACCTAAATCTCAACTATCGGATTTGCTTTTTCCAAATCTTTTCACATTTACacattaatcaaattttaaaaaaataagtttgtaattaagtttttcttATTAAAGAAGACAAATTCAAACAGACACTATAGACTATATTTATGACTATTTGTAATTAAGTTCTTAATATTGTTTTGTTCCaattatctttattttattttttgaaaaaaataatcattGTTATTATAGATTATGTAATTCATTtacaacaaccaaaaaaaaaaaaaaaaaaggtaaagaGTATCCTTTAACTAAATCGTGTCACTATTAAGCCACTAAGGTTAGCTTAGTGGTGAGGGAGGGATGGGAAAAAAGGAAAAGTCATGGGTTCTAACCTAGAACTTTTAAGCTATTAAGTTAATATATGATTGTAAAATACCATTACATTATTACGCTaccctaaaaaaaaattgtgtcacTATTCAATTCCATATCATATTTTGTCAATAAGTTAAtattaaacttaaaatattaataaagttaGAGATATAATTGTCATTCTATATCTTGCTAGTGTattaacatcaaaataaagtttggatAAGATCtaaagaaatttatttatttatttatttgggcAGTTTTTCATGGGTGAGGGAACATTCAATTCCTTGCTTCCTGGAAACACTAGACATGTGCAATAGTCTTGTCTTAACAAATAACGATATATTAGTTTGTTTCTAGCTAATAAAATCACTTATTTGGTTAAGTAACAAGTAACAAGTAACAACCTTACTTTCAGATTTGGTTCATAAAAGTAGTCGAATAATTCCCCTTCTGGAACAACCCACTATCCAAAACCCAGTCTTCAATCATAGCCTGAGAGTTCAAAGCTTGATCAGTGGGCACCAAATGACCAGCCCCCAAAACGACGACGTTCGTTAAACTACCCCATTTCTGCACATACCCACTTAGTTCATCTCCATTCACTTTCCAAACTTTTCTCTCTGCGTTCAAAAAATTCTCAATCCCTTCCCAATTCAAAGTCTTCACCCAAGCCTCCGTCGAAACGACGCCGTCTCTCAGATCAAAATGCCCTTGGTAAAGCAAAACCTTGCTTTTCTTCACCAGCCATTCCACCATGTACTTCGCGCTCTTCATCACATCCTCGTGGAGTATTTCCCCCACCAAATCGCTACATATCTCATAAACTACGGACCCTTTCACTCCCAACACTTTCTTAACGTCGTCGTTTTGTAAAAGCTCCTCTACCATCTCGTCCTTGTAAGCTTCCTTCTTAGAAAAATCGTACAAAGTGGCTAAACCCGTCATGTTCTCAAGCTTTTGCAGTACTCTGTTTCTCGCGTCCGTCGCGGCGCTCCAGTTCCCGGCCTTGGTCAGAGCCACGGCCTCCGATTGAAGCATTTCGAGTTCCCCCCTTTGCCTCTCATTGACCAAACCGGAGAAGTAAACGTTTGCCGCGTGGGTCGATACTTGAATTTCCGGATCGGTCAACCCGTTTCCTATCGCGACTCCTGCTAAATTAATCCGATCCCAGCTCGGTAACTCGGCGTTCTTCTTCAAAATGTAGTACCCAATTGCCGGAACGTACTTTCCCGCATAGCTCTCGCCTGTTATATAAATTGGCCGAGATTTGAATGATGAGTCTGATTTGATAAACGCCTTTAAGGCTGTGAATAGGTGTTCGGCGACTCTGGTCTGATTTCTGGGTATCTCTTCGGGTTTGGATGCGACACTGAACCCGGTTCCGATCGGGTTGTCGATGAAAAGTAGACCGAATATCCGGTTCCACGAACCCGGGTTGGGTTCGAGTGCCAGTGGTTCATCGGGTTTTTTGTTGAAATTGACACGCCATGGACCTAGCTCGTAGAAATTTCCGATCATGGAGGAGCATCCCGGGCCACCCTGGAGCCATATGAGAATTGGGGTTTTGGAGAGAGTTGATATTGGTTTCTGAGCTTCATAGAAGAGATAGAAAATGGTGGAGTCGGAACTGGGATTGACTGGAAGATAGCCTGATTTTGTGGGTAGAGCTTCTTTGGGGAAGAGAGAGGCTGCTGAAAGGGCTAATTTTGTGTTGagacagaagaagaagaagataagtAAAAACCGATTTCGGGCCGTTGACTCCATTGGAGTGTGACTGAGCTTGATCAATAACATAGCACATGTATTTGCAAAAAAAAGAAAGTTATAAACGGTGGCGTTTTGGACACTTGGCAATGTGTCATGAGATTGAATAGTCAAACGAGGTGAATTAATAATAGGAAACCACAGTTACATGTCCAATTTGTTACGTGTCTTAATAATGCAATCCTCGACCATACCATCTCCTACACTTTCACATTTTCTTCAGCGTCTCTTTTTTGTGGACAGctctatataaaataaaataaaaatgacataGTAACCCGTTTTCTGtgactttaaaatatattttttctgacACTTGTATTagttaacaagaaaaaaaagaagaaaaaacttaaaacatggagagtgaaaaaaaaaagaaaaaaccaatGTAATACCTGGTACTTCCATTTTATCAATGGACAAGGTTACAAGTGTCAAGTGGTTAGAGTTGGACCATTGAATCTAAGGTTTGGAAACTTTAATAAAGAGTTTAAATTGAGTGAAATgtgtaattaaaaatataaaaaaaaagaaattgaagTGAGAGGCGCTGAAAAATTGAAAGAGGAGAAGGCTAGTAGTATGGGTGTGAGTCAATTCTAAAGTAGTTGAAAAAATTGAGATTAAGAAATTTTGTTTAAGTTGACAAAAAGGGTTTTAAAATGTTTCAATGTTGAGGGCGTATAGGGAAAAAAGCAAGGCATTAGAATTATGAGTCCATTATATACATGGgagttttatttgataaatacacttcgttattaaaaaaaataaacataaataatttttaaaaattactcttaatatgacgtttggtaatacttttttaatcagttttctgtttttaaaagtagaaaagtgaaaatattttttaaaaacatgttctataaaactgtttttacttttcaattttataattataaatcaaaattttaaaaacaaaaaaaaatcactttcaatattctttttgaatttttttttttgtaatcaatcttttggattacgaccagacccggGCCAAATCTCCTCCCCACAGCCCTGGCGCTGAACTCGGTTTCtgatccgaacccaaacccgaatccgacctcggacctagacccgacttaaataaaattaaaaaataaaaataaaaatgaactttacagaacacacttttgttttctgtttttaaaattgaaaaacaaaagttgttacagaacgcatttttgtttttcaaaaataaattttttaaaaataaaaattttattttcattttgttacAAAacgcatttttttttaaatttttttctcacattattttatgttaatttcaatatttattttaattttattttcataattttttctaactcatatttatatttttttctaagaaaatttcatataattttttgttttaatttttttatcataatatttaaaatataatttatttttgttcaataaatatattttttaatcataTGAATTAGAAGGAAAacgtttaaaaaaattagtataattaaatatataaattttatataaaataaaaattattaaaataaaattctttacaaatttttaaggtttaaataaaattctccaatataataataagatgTAAATTGACCATTGGATACAAAATCTCATCAATCTAATGGCTCCCATCCAGCTGAGGTGTTACATTCCTCAAAAACATTATTGAGGTTATACATCAAATGTACTCTCAAACACAAAAACTCAAACCCTAAACACAGCCGCCTcctttaatctttttttttttcttggttgCTTCTCTGTTCTGTTCTCCTTATATATCTTCTTCCTTTCTTCATTCACGAAATGTGATAGCTTCTCTGTTCTTTGCTCATTGAAAAAACCCCATTTCTAGAATTGATTCATCGACGACGACGACGACGACGACGACGAAGAGCTTCGTGTCTACGACCTGAGACGGCGACAAGCCCTGCATACTTGACATGTAATATAGACACAAGCTTTCTACTCTCTGTACAGGTGAAGCTTCCTTCTGCTTCCACTACTCTCAGTCTCAGCTCAGTGTTGTTAACTGAAGTGTTATGCATTTTTTAATAATCTTGCTCTCAGATCTATAATATTCAGATTTTGTATTTCTTGAAGCTTAGTACAAACGTACAAAGAATATATCATATAATGTTTTTCCTTTGGAGTTGATTAGTAATTGTAATACTGTATGAAATGTTATCTACTTAGTGCCTTGAAATATATGTCGTAAATATGCTCTGCTAATATTGctcggaatattttttcatGATAATATTGAGTTAGTCATAAATATATGTCCTCATATAAATTGGTCTGACTAGTATTTAAATTTGAGGTGTTCTTGTGGCATTTGTGGCATCATCATATATggaaaatcaaactcataataCATATATTCAGTGTCAAATTTTATCATTTAGTTCTAATTCATTATTGCAGTTTTATTTATCTTAAACCATCTATGATGTTGTATTCAATTTAAATAACTATGATATTCATCTTTATAATGGATTTTAGTTTGTGCATAATGCTTTGTGTAGCCATAAATATCTGATTCAAAGCTAAGGTTTTGATAGCTGAGGAACCAGGCATCAGGTATTTCATTTCATAGTGCTGTTTATTGTGGTGCTGTTTATTGTGGTTGCTTTTCTAATCTACTTAAGTTTTATAACGGATCATGAAAGGGTCGTGGCAAATAGGGGAGAGCATAATGAAAAATATGGCTCTGAAAAACCTGTAGGTTTTCTACAGGGTGCCCTGCCTTTCAGCCCTAACATCAACAATTATGGCTTCATAGTACGGGTTATGTGCTTTTTGGGCTGCTTTGGATTCGGAACCATTGCCTGTATTTAAGGTTTTTAAACCTTTTATACTCCAATGTTCCCTTTTCACTTCCCAAATTTTTTCTTCACGAACCCGCCTCCAATCGCCATTACATTTCTTTTTGGTCATTATTTTTTGTCTTCAacaattttaaattgatttcaGATACTAAATCACAATGACTATAATAGCATAATGATTTTTGTTACCAAGAAACCTAACTGGTCAGGTTGTTACAAATAATTTTGTTCATAACAGAGGGCCGATGTACCTTATTTAGACTAATGGGCGAGCCCATTACACTTGTTGAATTAGACTGAAATATTGAACCATTTCCCTGAGCATGGAGTACACCCATTGGGACTTTATAAATAAGTTGATTCAAAGTTTGGGTTTTGAT includes:
- the LOC115700502 gene encoding serine carboxypeptidase-like 50 → MLLIKLSHTPMESTARNRFLLIFFFFCLNTKLALSAASLFPKEALPTKSGYLPVNPSSDSTIFYLFYEAQKPISTLSKTPILIWLQGGPGCSSMIGNFYELGPWRVNFNKKPDEPLALEPNPGSWNRIFGLLFIDNPIGTGFSVASKPEEIPRNQTRVAEHLFTALKAFIKSDSSFKSRPIYITGESYAGKYVPAIGYYILKKNAELPSWDRINLAGVAIGNGLTDPEIQVSTHAANVYFSGLVNERQRGELEMLQSEAVALTKAGNWSAATDARNRVLQKLENMTGLATLYDFSKKEAYKDEMVEELLQNDDVKKVLGVKGSVVYEICSDLVGEILHEDVMKSAKYMVEWLVKKSKVLLYQGHFDLRDGVVSTEAWVKTLNWEGIENFLNAERKVWKVNGDELSGYVQKWGSLTNVVVLGAGHLVPTDQALNSQAMIEDWVLDSGLFQKGNYSTTFMNQI